The genomic interval ACTGAGTGATATTGCTCCCCACTTCCCAGCCACCTCCCCATTTTCATCTCCATTTTCCACAGCTTGCTTTGTTGTCTTGTCTTTCAGAAACTATACTTCTTTGtaagacaaaggaaaacatttttccccacGCACCCATTGCAGGAGTTCAAAGCACGATGTTTTCTGTCAGTAAATATAACTACTTTACTAGCCTGAAATGGAAATAGCTATGAAACTATCTATGAAAAGAAGTGGTCCGTGAGATGCTGCTGACTGTAAGATGTTTTGCCTAAAAGAATTAGTCAGATTCATCTGAAATCACATGTAACCACTGCCACTGAAACAAAAGTTCAAGTCTATTTGGTGTCAAATCCCAGAAAAATAGGGGAATTAAGGACAATGCTGCAGCTCCACTGACAGGAAGAGCTAGAAGAGTTTATCCTGTCGAGGTCTATTAATTAAACCTAGCAAACCAGTAGAAATATTCAAGTGCTCATGAAAAATGGGTGAGGTTTTTTTAGGATATAAGCACCTTTTTAGGATATAAGCACCTTTCCATAGGACCTTCACAGGAGTCACTGCAACTCTAGCCCACTACTCCACAAGAAGTATGACAGATAATTCATTCACCTTGACAAAATGGAGCAAAttaaacagcaaagaaatagaagaaaggCAGATTAAGTTATTTCCTTCAAAATCTAATACAGCAAATAATTCACTCTATGAAAGAAATATGAATTTGAACGAACTGATTCCTGAGGAGCTCACAGAAGCTGTACCTCAGCCTGCCCAACAGTGGCAGACTGTTGGAACTTCCCTTGGTGGATACCTGACTACCTTCTCCAAGTATTCCAGATCTGCCAGTGTCTAAGGTCAGAACAGAAAACTTTGCACAGTTTGGTTTGATTCTGACAAAGAAAAAGTCTTCCTTTGTCCTAAGCAAGCAGCAAGTACCTGCAAAGAGTAGGAAGCTTTGTGGACAACGGTGTTGGCCATACACTTTGGCTCCATTTCACTCTTCTAGGGACAAAATAACCAGAGGACATCAAACCTTGAGCGTAAGTGGCAGAGCAAGCAGCTACACAGCATGAACGCAGGCTGTGGCAGCAGTGCGTCACTTGGCACGctcactgcatttttaaaagtacatcaGAGAGAGGTGACATACCTACAGCATGATGTTACCCCAGGTCCCCCCTGTCCCTCAAGACAGGGGTTTTTCCAAGACAGACTATGTGGTATTGGCTCCTTTCTCTGACACTTAAAAAGGGGAACAATACCAAGCCAGCATATGAGGGCAGCCAGTTTGCTTCCAAGAGGTTTTCAAGCTTCACGTAAACCCTGGTAGCATAGGAAACATGTTGGAAATGAGATACAACATTATTTTAAGTGAACAAAAGGAGGAGTTGTAAAACATGTCTTTCCTGGACTGCCAGCACTGGAAAAGTTGTGGTTTTCCTCTCTTCGTTAAAGAGTGCAAGAGGTAAGAAATCGACATCAATTCCTTTCAACCACCATGTGGGACATAACAGATACATTCTCTGAATCCAAAAAGACACAAGAAAGACTGCTGAATACATCCTAGAAGACGCTGACGAATTCCATCTTCAACCTCAAATGCAGTCTTGGTAGAGTCCTAAAGAGTCTGGGATTTCCAGGAAAACTGAGAAAGCAATAAGAAAACTGAACCAATACATTGTCAGGCCAGACAGGATCTTGCGGTTAAAACTGTGCATAAAACCAACAACCTACCTGTAAGGACCTTGCCTCAGCATTAGCTCCTGGACACTGGAAACTAATTTAGCAGGTAGCTTTTAAAACTTGAGCTAAGGGACACCAGAAACAAACAATACTCCTATTTAGCCTGTTCAAAGTGTGAATGTAACTCATACCCCTCTGCACATGAGATGCGCATCCAGAGACCTTAGATAAGAAACTGCTGCCAGACTTTGGCTACATAAACCGTCACTGAAACTGAGGGGCTGTCCCTCAGGATGCAGAGACTGCCGTGCAGCCTAAAAATCAGTCTGGAacacaagataaaaaaaaatggaagaggaaCTGGGCAGCAAGTGGAAGCTTTTGGACCAAAACTGTCAATAAACCAAAAGCTGTATAAATCTGGAGAGAAAGTTCAGATACCTCCTGACACACAGCTGTGCTGAAGAGCACAGCAAGAAGTCCACTTGGTTCTGCTGAATGCGAGAAAAAAGTTTTAGTACTGAAGAACTGAATCTACAGTTTCCTAAGTAAGAAGGGAGGGCTGGATCAATGCTGTCAGTACATTACTGCACTTAAACCAATCAAAAAGCTTGGAGAcattaaaaatggaataaagGTATCTAAACGTGCAGGGTCAGCTTCAGTTATCTCACCTGACAGTTCTGtagacaaagaaacaaaggtgTTACGAAATTACATGTCAGCCACACGGGAGAGTGATGTTATTTCTCCTACAGACAAGGGTAAGGACTTTGAGAGACAAGCACTACCCATCTTCCAGAGGCaacttaaaatattattattatcacCATTTGCCCTCATTGCATCTCTTCTGGGGGTTCCTTGCGCTGTAACTGAGATGACAGAGCAAAGTATGTCTGTGCACCTCAACCACGCCTAGACAATCCCTGACATCTGTGCATCAGAGAGCCCAAACTGAAAATACCAAACAGGAAAGCCTAAGGCATGGGTTGGGCTCTCTCCTGCCAACTACCTTACGCATGCTGGTGAACTTCAGCGACGGGCTGGACAGAAAGCTAAGCCAGGTAATTTTTAAAGGTCCTCAATGAGCTTCCCATCACAGAGAGCCTGATGCAAATCCTCTATATCATCTCCCCTACTCACCCcttttgtcagctccctcacaCACTTTCCCTCTTGCTCCTTTCTTTCACTGACTCAACAAAGCGATAAACTGAACACAAAAGGTAGCTTTAGAGCTGTTTtggaattaaaaggaaattcaaAGCCTGCATCAAGCCTGCCCCTAGACAGAGGCCAGAAGTGAGGACGTAATCCCTAGCATAGCTCATGGCCAAACTTGCATATAAAGTGCAAAACATCAATAAAGTTGAAGCAAGTATGTACTAGCCCTAAAAAACAATAAATGGGTTCCTGGCTCCCATCCTTagctcatttttctctctcagtaGAAGAGTTCAACAGCCCCATTTGATGCAGGGAaagggaggcgggggggcaCTTTTTAGAACTTGCATCAGTTCATCGATTTTCTCTGTGTCAGAGCTCCCCTCATTCAGCATATGATAACACCCAGAGGCTATGTATTACGGTGGATGGTATGAAAAGCGAGAGCAGAAAGTAATTACCAATTAGTGATTCTTCTGAAAATGACTACCAACTTCCAAAGCTCCACTGAAACTAGGGAAATAAGTTCTTCCTGCAAGTCTATGCTAAAAGCATAGAGAAAATGCACTGACTCAAACTGATTCCAGCTGCAGTAATGAAAGTGAAAACAGTCATACCTCCTGCATGCTGGTGTGCCTTTTTATCAGTATCATGAACTCGCCCCTGAGATAAAACCTGACAGTAGTTTCTTACTATGCTGAACATCCATGTTACAGACTGAACTGataggtattaaaaaaaaaatacatgaaacatTTTATCCATTGAAGCAAACGAGTGAGGTATCTGATGACTACAGCCACTTACCAGAACAGCCCATGACAACTGAGTGGTAAGTTCATACCCATGCTTGAGACACCAAGTTCTCAAACACTGTTTCAGACAGGTAAGCACACAAAAACGAGAATCTCTTCAGAAACCACACTCTCTTAGCTCTTGCAACGCTACTTGCTGTGCTAAGGCTCAATTCAGCAAGATGGCTGCCAGCAGCATTGACCCAAAAATGGCAACTAAAAAGTaactgttttccagctgcaaagTCATTTTTGTTCATTCCTACGTGGTGAAAATAACTCTGCTAAagtagaaatttctttttaaagacactgTTCACCTAGCTCAGATGCAAAATATGCCTCTGAAACTGTCACTTCCATCACAAGCTCTACCACGAGCACTGAATTCTTGGCACACCTTGCTGGAACCGACTCAGTAGGACCAAGCAGGTCTGAATTTCAGGAGTTGCAAAAGAAAAGTAGAACATAAGCAACAGACGCTAAAGGGACAGAGAGTGCCTCTGGCAAGGCCAAAAAGTCACTTCAAGTATTCTTGGGTTTGGGAAATTTATCTTTAGGTTCTATTTTTACTCCTCTCGGGGCAATGAAGTGGCTTGTGCACGTGGACTGGGAGCCAAGAGACCACTATTACTCAACTCATTTTTGATGAGCACAAAAGATGATCCTCAGCCTGGAACTGAAAACAGAGTGAGGCAAGACACCGGAGACGAAAATACAGCCGATTGCCTCAGCTGCCACAGAGGCCAGCCCGGCACAACATGTCTGCCTCTGCTAATGCCAAGTCACTTGCTAGCCCCGACCCGAGGGCCGCTGCGGGGAGGAGGCCGGGACATGCCTCTCACCCCCTCGCTGCCCCGCCACCCGCTCCGGGGCCTAGAAGACAAAGCCCTCCTTGGCTGAGGCCTAGCCCAGCCGGGACGGCCCGGGCCGCGCTGGAGCACGGCAGGCAGGCGGCCCGGGGCCACGGGCTAGAGGACGCGGCCAGGGCCCAACAGGAGGCCCGGCCCGGCCAGGCCTCACCCCCCCCATGACTCGACACTTCCCGGGGAGGCCcggctggagggggggggggcggggggggggaagcggcGGCGCGCAGGGAGCGGCCCATccccctcccggcaccgcctcctcctcctcagggcCTGCATGACACAGCGGGATCGCCGGACGGATCGGGCCCGCCGCcgagcccggcccgggccgggccgcgccgcgctgAGGCGAAGTAAGGCGGGCtaggccgggccgggccgggcccagCGCCGCCGCGGCACGGCCTAGGCCGCGGCCTGCCGGCGGGCGGCCCACACTTACTCGGATCCCGAGGCCATGGCgctgggggggaaggggcgaggggaggcgggcggcggcggctcctcagagcgggcggcggcggcgggcggcgggtcTTGGGCAGTCTGGCGGCAGCGGCGCGTCGGGGCGCTTCGCGCTGACTGAACCTCAGAGCCGACTCATCGGAAGAGGGAGCTCCGCCCCGCACCGCCTCACCAGCCTAGCAACAGCGTGCGCTGACCAATCGTAAATTCCGCCAGGCCAGCGCCTCAGCCAATGGGAGACGCGGAAGCGGGGAGgacgaggggaaaaaaagaacgaGCGCTCTTCCCACTCCGCCCCGcccctctccttttcccttcccaatCATCACGAGCCAAGCGCAACACCCGTCAGCCAATCGCAGCGCCGCCCCTGCCGTTGCAGTTCTACCGGGCAACACGGGCCGGGCAGCCAATGGCAAAAATCCACCAATGGGAAAATCCGGACAGGAAGTCCCGCCTCGACGGCCATCTGGGTTAGCCTCGCCTCGCGATTGGCTAGCGCCCTAGGAAAGGGAAACGgactgcagggctgcagccaaTCAGAAGGGTGGGAGGCGGGTGTTCGGGGCGCGGCGCGCGTCCGCGGGGCGCGCCCGGGCTCAGCTGGCGGGGCGGCACGCGTGGGCACGGCCGTGGGCAGCGGTGGGGTTGGCACCGCCGGGCCGAGGGCGGGGGGAGGCGCTCCGGAGGGTTCATTTCCCTCGGGCGAAGGCGTGTGTGCAGGGGCCCGGCCCTTCCTTTCCGCCCAAACCCACCGCATCCCTTTTCCCCGATTCATTCATGTTGTgggcagtttttcttttccctggtttattttttggCGGGGCGGGACTGGACGACCCGCCGCCCCCCAAGCTCCGGTTCCCAGTCCGTTTGGGTACCCGCATCCCCACGTCCCCCACCTGGGTGGCATTTCGTCAGGGCCAGAAACGCGGCTGGGGCCAAGCGGCATGTGCCCAGGTGCTGCTTCCAAAGGAACCGCAGGGCAAAGCCGGCTCAAAGCCCCTCTCTGCCCCGCTGGCGTTCAGGGGAGgcggcagcagctcctgcctcgCTTCTCCGGGGCTTTGTCAGGTCCTGCTCCTTCTCTCCCAGTTCAccctctgcctggctgcccCCAACCCTTTCCCCCCTCTGGTGGGAGGCAAGGCTTGCCAAAGGCTCACCTTACGTGGTGGTGTGACCCAAAATTAGCCACACCACACGTGGGGCAGGAGCAGGTTCCCCTTCACCACTGCCCCCACAGAAAGGGGCCCAGAGCCACGCAGGGGACACGCGGGTCTCAACCCTGCCGCCGTCCCCGGCTGGTGCAGCGCGGTGGAAGTCAGGCCTCCGCGCTGAGTGCTTCAGCCAAAACCCCTCCTCTGGGCTCCGAACGAAGGTGACTGAGTGAAAAGCCAGAATACAAGGCACAAGTGGGACAGACAATCTGCTGGCCCTGTGCTTTATAAGACCGACCGGCTATGGCACCAGCTCCACTCCAGGGGTAGCGCAGATCTGGCCCCGATGGATACAGAAGAGCAATGCCATCTTCAAAGGAAGGAGGGTGTCTCTGCCCTTGATCTCCCATGCACCCAAGGCACAGCCCACAGGCTCACAGCAGCTCCAGGCAGCGTCAAGGCCATGACTGCAAAGGTTTGCTCTGGAAAAAGGGCGCAGAAAAACTTAAAACTAAATAGAGCTGaggcttttattaaaaaaagtttatctATTCTGTTTCAGTTCTTTAGGAATCCAGCTTTATCCAAGAGTAATTCTGAGTCTTGGAGGAGCCTGTAAAGGCCTCATGCCAGCCCGGTCCGGGGAGACTTCAGCAGGTGGGGATGGAGAGACTGACCAGGTTAGCTCAAGGGGTCCCGGCTTGTGGTCCCGAGATAATCTTGTATGCTTCTGGCAAGAGATTCACTGTGTGGGAACATCGCCTGCTTCAGACACGGAACCAGGTACAAAGGGAAGGGCCTGAAAGAGAAGGGATCGTTGCAGCAGCAAGGACTGCAGCATTCCCTTGCCATGGTCTGACTAAGAAGTTCACTCCCTGTGCACTGTGCAgagcccccagctctgctgcccgcCTCTGACCTCCCATTTCGCTCCGTGTCAGATCTTTtgtgccctggggagcccctGCAGAGCCACAGCCTGTGGTCTCTCAGCATGGACATGGGGGGAAGCTCCTCAGACACATCTGAGCTGCGGGTGCAGGCTAGCAGGAGCTGAGCTACGTTGTCCGCACAGCCTGAAACATGGGCTGCACTGCTGGAGCTCTCGTGCGTGGCCAGCTAAGATACCACCCATCTCTTTACACACCTTCCCTGTCCTTCCTGCTGCCTATCGTCCCCAGCGGGGCTCTGGGAGAACTTCTGCCAGTGCGCAGCCGCCTCCTGCTTTCGGTTCAGTTTCCACAAGGCCTGCACCAGGTaggaggcagcagctgggtCACCTGCAAGACACAAAGGGGGATTCAGCCCTTAGCAGGGGAGGAGCAGATCCCCAGCGCTGCTGTGGGTTGCAGGGCATTGCAAAAGCTTAGACACCAGATGAGGGAGGTGAGCATGAGGAGAGGTGGTGTAATGGGGAGGAGACCGTCCCAGCTGTGTCACAGGCTCTAATTAACTCTGGGGCCGGCAGCCAAGGCAGATGGCATCAGCCCTGTGGCACAGCCAGCCACGCCTCTGTTTGGACACAGGTTGGGGTTTTCCTTGCAGGCAGGTCTGCACCCCCAAAGGGAGGGAGCCTCGGTCAGGACTGGGACCAGCAGGTTTGGCAGATCCTGGCGAAGCTCACGCCCCTGCAGCGTGTCAGCACTGAACAGGGTCACCCCTGGGAGCAGCACTAGCCATGCCTCGGCTGTGCTTCAGACATGTACGGctccccgctctgctcccctctgccctgaCAGGCCTCTGTACTCGGCCTCTGGACCACCAGGCATGGACACGCTGCTTCCTGGGATGAAGCGAGAGTCCAGCTTCTGTTCTGGGAAAGCAGACCCTCTCTGGGAGAACACCAGCTGTACCAAGCTGGGGTTTggtcaggaagaaaagaaatttccaAGCTGTCTCAGGGCACAGGTTGTGGGCTAAGTTCTGATATGCTCCTCTCACAACAGTTTTGGCCTGCTTCTCCAGGGCAGTGAGCTGACCAGGCCCCAGAGAAGCATCTCAAGTACGTAACATTGCTAGTAGCCCTACTGTAATCCTTGATAACCAAGTAAGCGTGGTCTAAAGCAAAAGACCTCtctgctgaagacagcaaagcagctgaggaCAAAATCTGTGGAAATCACCTCTCTTCCTCACCAGTATGGGCCTCTTACCTGGCGAGATTTGCAAACCGTGCTGGAAATCCAACAAAGCTTCCTTGTGCCTCCCCAGCTCCAGGAACTGTGCGCCCCTCCCGATGAGAGAAAGCAACCTGATCTTCTGGAGCACCTCCACTTCTGGCAGGAGACTCTCTGGCATGGAAAGACACACAGACCTGGAGGCAGCGTCCTCCAGACATTCCCTCCTTCATCCCAGCAGGCTGAGCCAGGTTAGCAGTCAGAATAGGCTGAACATATATTTGGGTTGCTCAtcttccagctccctgagcCCCCAGTGGCAGAACTCAGCCTCTCCACCAGGATGGGAGAGGCCAGGAGGCGGCAGAGGGTGAGAGCGAAGAACGCCAAGAGCTTGGTACGTTACACGGCTGGGGTGAACAAGGACCTCGGCAGCAGGCTGGCCTGTAGCTGCCCATCTGCACAATAGGTACAGATCTCTTCCCTGAAATCTGGATTTGAGAAGCTTCCCGGTTCACAACACATTTAACTCTCACCTaggcagcagggaaggaggcagagccaAGGCCACACCCTGCTCCAGCCAAACCAGCCAGTCCATTCAGAGGCTCCAGCATGGCACAGAGCTCAGCACATTGGGACAAGTGCCTTCTGCCAGAGGTGACATTGGGCCCGGCGCCTTGCTCCTGTACCCACCACTGCCAAGCACGCAAATCCCAACCCAGCCAGGCCCCGCACGGGTCCCAGCTGTGCAGCGTCCTACCTGTCGGTTTGACGCCAGACCCAGAAAGCTGGACTCGCAAGAGATCGCTGAGGCACCTgtgggtgggaggacagaggagcTTCCATACCAGCCTCGGGCTGGGAAATCAGCTGCAAGTTGTCAGGCCAGTCCCCATGCCACGTCCTGCTCTGGTCCCCACCAGCTGTTGCTGCCTGCTGGGAGGCCCCTTCTCCCTGCGTCACCTGCTGAATTGCGTTACGGCCTCCTTGCTCTCTCCCAGCGTGGCCCACGCCCAGCCCTGGTGCAGGTATCCAGCTGCTCTCCAGGTGAGGCAACACAGACTCTCCTTCTTCTGGGACAGGATTCCAcccgccagccctgcccctggTGATGGGCACTCCGGCTGCTCCAACCTCTCCTCCACTTGTAACATCCGTGGGATCAGGTCTGTCGTCCGGCTGATGACCTCCTCGCACATGGTTATCGCATCCTCGTGCCTCCCAGCCTGCTCCAAGGCAGACGCTGCTTCCAGGAACACCTCGGGGAtcctgggcagagctgagccaCCGTCTAGAGGCACCTGGGTAGCAAAAGAGGTGGCAGGGCTCAGACGCAGAACTGCAGAGCACTCAGCAGAATGACCCCATGCCTACTCGGagctcagagctgctgcccagcaaaaaggaggcagaagctgTGAAGCACTAACAGCTCAGCAGAGTCAAGGTGGCAAATCCCTACTATTGAAGTGAAGGACATCCAAAACCAGGCTGACAGCTGCTCCCCATGGGGAAAGGGAAGCTGTTTCTCCAAACAGCAGTGGCAACTGGTTTCTGGTGTGAATCCAAAGGCAGACATGCCGCAGGTCAGAGATGCCAGCCCCCAGCTTGTTTTCTTCACATCTCAAACTGAACCTGGAGCCTCACCTCACACTAAAACTGGGAGTCCAGGGGTGATGCCTGGGCCCAGGCCTTGGAATGGGGATCCAAACCTCAGCTACCAAGTTACCAGGGAAGCTCTTCACCAAGATACccacctgctgctgcagcccctcctGAAGCAGAGCCAGAAAATCCAGGTAATGTTCCACTGCATCGGCCACCCTGCAATGGGGACAGGACATGTGGTGGAAGGAGCAGGGAGACCCCAAGAAGTGCCAACAGCCAGGTGGAACCTGGATCACCAGCCCACAGGCTCTCCCTGCACCGCACTCACTCTGGTCACGATACCTGTGACCTGAGCAGATCTACAACAGCAGTACTGTACTGGATGATTTCCAGGAGCACAGAGAAAACCGCAGAGCCCAAACAAGCAGCATGTTGCAAGCAGACCAGAGGGGCTGTTACCTCCCGTCCTGGAGACACCGCTGTGCCAGCAGGTACTTCACTTCAGAGGGGTGGTGATGGCGAAGGAGAGAAGCTAGTATTGGTGTCTGGATAAGGAGCTCTGTTCGGATTAGGAAATATGGACTAGAggaagcagctgctggagggtttttttccagagcctgtgaaacagaaacagaaaatatgatCAACACAACGCTGGTCAAGTCCCGAGCAGCTGCAATCACTTGCCACTTCTGGCATCTGGAGATGCACCCAGACAAGCAGGAGCACTGCACTTCATAAGCACAGCTATGCTGTTCTTGTTTGATACAGCACAGCTGCTTCCAGGAGAAGCGACCAGGATCACACAGGGATAGGCAGACTTCTGCTTGCCAGGCAGCATCAGAAGATGTGCAAGGTCACCCAGATCACCTCAGGTTTTCAGTTCAGCCGCCTGGAACACCATCTTCCATTGCAGCCGCAGACCTAGTTAGACCAGATCTTAGGCCATTTGTAATGAGAGAGATCCCTCTCCATAGCTGTGTTTGTATCTTACGGATTTCAAACAGCTGAAGAGCTAACTTGGTGTCTACTGCTGTGAcctgctcctcccaggcagaCGAAGGTTGCTATGGCTAATACACACCCCCTCACAGCCACAATCTGCCTTTTAAAGGCCTTGTTGCTATTAGAGACTTTCTTAAGAGACTGCTACTGTCTGACATAAGAATGTAACCTCTTCTCCCAAGCCACCAAGAACATGAACTGGGACCCAAAGGTCCTGCCACATCCAACAGCCAGGTGCGGAGCAGGAATTTCAGACTTCACTGGGCTCTTTCCTGCCCACTGCTAAAGGCAGCACCATGGCTGGATCGCTGTAGTCTGCTTTGAGGATGCCTCCAGGGTCAACAGCCCCCCAGAAGGCAAGAGCCTGCTTGAAGCTCTGCGTAGACTCTGCTGGGCAAAAATCAACTCAGAACTACAGGAAGCAGACGAACCTCGTAGAGCAGAGCCAGGGCCTGCAGCTCCGCCTCGGTCTCCCCCAGCTCATGGTACACTGCTGCCGCGTGGGACAGGGCAGGAAGGCACTGAAAGTCTACCTGGAGGGCCCGTTTCAGGTGCTGAAGAGCTGTCTGAGGCTTGCCCTAGGTAGATGGGAAAAGGTGCATGTTGCAAGGACATCTTGTTGACATCTTTACTGTTCAGCGGGATCCAGACCCTTGCTCTGCTTCCCCAGCAATCCCCACTAAGCAAGGGCAGCACTTTAGCCAAAG from Gavia stellata isolate bGavSte3 chromosome Z, bGavSte3.hap2, whole genome shotgun sequence carries:
- the FANCG gene encoding Fanconi anemia group G protein — protein: MKRRRGAPPEPGCLQAWAAESQALAGRWRAARCSGPGGAAAREVRQQRGGFGELLLRMRGLPAALPTLPLELTVLYNSLLFTMGASDSAIKGEAEGIRQGLLRVLEACGACGQDLSTEELWQKVLQEVTVEELQAPLHRLGALQAAWWLAASRLGSTASLFRLLSNAEGRGRARCSEGENELLYLLKTWRVPAEGASLPLVQSDEDLKEILCTAAAFLQGLKELEAGNFLAALSLFQEAAGGFCSKRVLAQIYTCIGCCAQRMGKPQTALQHLKRALQVDFQCLPALSHAAAVYHELGETEAELQALALLYEALEKNPPAAASSSPYFLIRTELLIQTPILASLLRHHHPSEVKYLLAQRCLQDGRVADAVEHYLDFLALLQEGLQQQVPLDGGSALPRIPEVFLEAASALEQAGRHEDAITMCEEVISRTTDLIPRMLQVEERLEQPECPSPGAGLAGGILSQKKESLCCLTWRAAGYLHQGWAWATLGESKEAVTQFSRCLSDLLRVQLSGSGVKPTESLLPEVEVLQKIRLLSLIGRGAQFLELGRHKEALLDFQHGLQISPGDPAAASYLVQALWKLNRKQEAAAHWQKFSQSPAGDDRQQEGQGRPFPLYLVPCLKQAMFPHSESLARSIQDYLGTTSRDPLS